The nucleotide window TGTGCGAGGGTCCATGCGGTGGCGACTCTTCGCATTTGCGCGTgtccgcggcaccgcggcggtAGCGACGCCAACCGTCGGCGTGGTGGCAGCACTGCAacgccgcggtgctgcgtcCAAGGTGACGTCAACGACTCTGGGCAGCCCTGCAAAATCATCGCATCACACAacgtcgtcgacggcgccgcgcacgaTCATCGCgaacgccgcagcgcagttCAGCGGCACCTACCTAGACGTCGCCTGGACGCGGCAGTTCATCCTCGGCTCTCTGCTACAGCGCTATGACCCTCTGCGATACGCACCGTCATCACCATCCTCCCCATCCTCGATCACCGCTCGGTTGGTGGAGTCGGCCTTGTTGGAGTCGCAGAGACTCCTTAGCTCAACTTGGAAGCTGCCCGTGCGGCCCCTCGACGCAGTGAGTGAGGCACGCATCCTTCGGCTATTGGCCCGCTACGCCGCTGGCGAGGGCATCCTCTCCGACACGGCTCTAGagatgctgcagcgcgtcttGGCACGCCTCCCTGGTGCCCCGGCGTGCATCTCCGACCCTGTGCATATGCGCACCCTGCTGGAACTCATCGGGTATGTTGAGCCTGGCGACAACCTCAACCGGGTCGCGTACGCTGGGGAGCTGCGCTACCCCCCACAGGCGCACGCCTTcatgacggagctgctggcggaggtccgacagcgcgacggcggcgacgccttCGACGCCATACGCGAGCGCCGGGCGGGGCCGGGGTACGCCATCGACTCCGCCACGACGAGCGAGGTCGACGATGCCATCGGTGTCTCCGTGGATGGGGCAACGGGTGCAAAGTACTTTGTCGTGTACGTCTCTGATGCAACCGTCTACTGCCCCTTCGACAGCACCCTTGAGCAGttgacggcgcggcggctgacgACAACCACCTACCTGCCGGAGGGCGTCTTCTTCATGCTCCCAAAGCCCATCGTCGAGGCGGCCACGTTGCGCGAGGACCGACCGTGTCGCACGTTCAACGTCATCTTCCAAATCGATGAGTCCACCGGCGAGGTGAAGAACTACTCCATCGCCGTGGGATGGCTGgaccagctgcggcgcatcACGTACGATCAGGTGCAGGAAATCATcaacgaggaggaaggcagGGAGGATGGCGATGAAcacgacagcaccgccgttgtggcggctgcgcacgACAAACACAcatcgtcctcgccgcctctcttGGCTGAGTGCGCCGGGAGCGCGCATCCCCCACCGGCGTGGATGACGCGTGAAGACAAGGACAACCTCTTTTACATTCTTCGCTGTGCCCGTCTTCGGCTGCGCGCTCGACtggagaggcagcagcgacagcgacagcaacaTCACCGCGGGGCCGGGGGCAAGGACTGCGGAGACGAGGGGgtgccggcgacgccgccagtGGACTTCAGCCTACCCGACCCCCTCATCGAAGTCAAGGGCACCGAGGTGCTCTCCGTCACGGATCAGGTCATCTCCACCCAAGACGCCCGCCTtgccgtggcggagctgaTGATCGCCGCGAACGAGGTGTGTTCACGCGTTGCACAGGCCAACCACATCGCAATGCCGTTCCGCGGCACTCGCGCTCTTTCCAGCGATCATCTCGTGGCGCATTACTACACAGAGCCTGAAGGTGT belongs to Leishmania donovani BPK282A1 complete genome, chromosome 4 and includes:
- a CDS encoding mitochondrial exoribonuclease DSS-1, putative, with the translated sequence MRWRLFAFARVRGTAAVATPTVGVVAALQRRGAASKVTSTTLGSPAKSSHHTTSSTAPRTIIANAAAQFSGTYLDVAWTRQFILGSLLQRYDPLRYAPSSPSSPSSITARLVESALLESQRLLSSTWKLPVRPLDAVSEARILRLLARYAAGEGILSDTALEMLQRVLARLPGAPACISDPVHMRTLLELIGYVEPGDNLNRVAYAGELRYPPQAHAFMTELLAEVRQRDGGDAFDAIRERRAGPGYAIDSATTSEVDDAIGVSVDGATGAKYFVVYVSDATVYCPFDSTLEQLTARRLTTTTYLPEGVFFMLPKPIVEAATLREDRPCRTFNVIFQIDESTGEVKNYSIAVGWLDQLRRITYDQVQEIINEEEGREDGDEHDSTAVVAAAHDKHTSSSPPLLAECAGSAHPPPAWMTREDKDNLFYILRCARLRLRARLERQQRQRQQHHRGAGGKDCGDEGVPATPPVDFSLPDPLIEVKGTEVLSVTDQVISTQDARLAVAELMIAANEVCSRVAQANHIAMPFRGTRALSSDHLVAHYYTEPEGVRTLTSLDASHIFLAEAMQSSVRRLSTVTRAIYHHVPLHHAGLDTTFYTHSTSPLRRYADMLVHHQLKTWLWQQRRGGGSSDHTSAASTSAARAAMVAAPQQLIPEHAMASLCAMISAKQERASLLQDNSTRFWILRYLEDLERASANAAAAARGGSDGDAHHKKTYLCLVGETRRVVAAPAYSRFACSSAEMSQLLSLPLTAPSTTSSTVRRPASLQMDAVARWRQETPEFTYVSDVYIPEVQLAHTITHHRDDVLVGAVLECHITRVQPTQGVLELAIERVLPGGDERHYERLWMGGFVSQLDA